The genomic DNA GCTATTGGTGGTAAGTTAATTGTCCGTCAAAATCAACAATATGGGGAAGTTTTAACGATATTTCTACCCCTAGAAGTTAGTTGTCAACAGAAAATAAAAATTTCTTAATTTTATAGTAGATTTCATGTCAATGAAGTTCAAACATAAATCACTAAAATCTTGTGGGGTGGGATCTTGCCCGCTAATGATGTAACTGTCATCCAATATCATCAATTTCAACTAACTTTTGTCGAGATGATAAACCCGATTTAATTCTAATAGATGATTTAGGTACATTGAATTTTTTTGCTAACATTTTAATTAATTCTTCATTAGCTTTACCATCAACTGGTGGTGATTTCAAGTTTACTATTAAACTACCATCTTCCTGTTCTATAATTTTCTGCTGTTTAGAATTTGGTTTTACTTTTACTTTTTTTTGTATGATCATTTTTTAATAGCTGCATAGAAGCAAATCATAATTATGAATACATCTGTCTTTTTTCCTGCATGATTTGAATT from Okeanomitos corallinicola TIOX110 includes the following:
- a CDS encoding DUF167 domain-containing protein, giving the protein MQKKVKVKPNSKQQKIIEQEDGSLIVNLKSPPVDGKANEELIKMLAKKFNVPKSSIRIKSGLSSRQKLVEIDDIG